From a single Balearica regulorum gibbericeps isolate bBalReg1 chromosome 11, bBalReg1.pri, whole genome shotgun sequence genomic region:
- the LOC104643157 gene encoding DNA-directed RNA polymerases I and III subunit RPAC2, which produces MAEEGERKAALETVQADGTDGNCVTFVLHDEDHTLGNSLRYMVMKNPDVEFCGYCITHPSESKINFRIQTRGTLPAVEPFRKGLNDLMGVCQHVLNTFERSMKEYRAQREEEMQ; this is translated from the exons ATGGCGGAGGAGGGCGAGAGGAAGGCCGCGCTGGAGACG GTCCAGGCAGATGGGACAGATGGAAACTGCGTCACGTTTGTGTTGCACGATGAGGACCACACACTTGGCAACTCCCTCCGATACATGGTCATGAAGAA ccctgatGTGGAGTTCTGTGGCTACTGCATCACACACCCCTCTGAAAGCAAGATCAACTTCCGAATCCAGACCAGAG GAACCCTTCCCGCAGTTGAGCCATTCCGGAAGGGGCTGAACGACCTGATGGGTGTTTGCCAACACGTGCTCAACACCTTTGAG AGGAGCATGAAGGAATACAGGGCccagagggaggaagagatgcagTAG